The DNA window taaacactgcatattctaaattcgttcctagtcgattcagccgcctaaaacagggataaaggtcgcttgagctcgagactagcatctgtaatgttgtgtactgcgtttcttggtaagggcatggagatgtccaaacatgcagatgggtagtcatatgatgattatactgaacaaccctccctcggactttctaagtggttatcattcatcgagaggataagtccgtggttatgattgtacaccattagtccttacgacccgggacaacactgaaactctatatgctagggctgtgctttgactcgtttaccggctccaggagagtcaccaggtggcgaggttgggtatagttgcgacacatataggagccaatgcattgtagtcggggattcaccgctcacctgcgggtgtggatatcctatgtgatatgatgtaataatagtgcatggaatctctggccagagtataagatgtacgttggagaaggagttctccaacagTACACGCGAtaccactattatagttatcacattatgatcgaattaatatgcaaccctcgatgaaccaatggttgcagactCGATTGGGAtgtatgagatgaagggaccgtactgtacgttaatcataatcgactggttcttgcaggcactatcagtgatacctaggggatcatggggcgatgttactagacgctcttaccatgatccggtgggtacaatcagaaatgagttctgacattcttgatcaaggtgttgatgaaaagaatggggctaactagggtaagcccgaataaaagattatgtcctgaatcacaaagagttgtgaacccacggctagctgtatccctgaaccattgagggtcacacaagcactggtttacttgttcccgttgagataataaattcaactcattgaatttataagaaataagtttgatatgatcaatcgataagcttataaataaagtttataaaagcttatagaaattattttgagagcatgacttcTAAAATAGTCAAAGGGAGTGCACCTGCCTTATATGGAtattggtgatctcgaaattaaagtgtgcatcacaataacaataagttgaaatcgtcacatcgatgatattggatcgtcgatcgggattgtgatgagattaatgtaatgTGAGCATGGATCATGAGCTTATAAGGGTATATGCCCATCAtgcaaatttattaaagttcaaatgagcTTTGATAatcaattatattttaattgagttaaaatatagcccattaagtttttatggtattgatttatgtaatatggaaattttcatgataccataattttagTAACTTGCACACAAAGCATAATaaattaatgcattaaaatcgaGATTGGCTTTGGATATGGCATGCAATTACAATCTATAGTtgacttaattaattagattaattaagtaaatgatgGATTAAAGAAATAATAAGAATTCTTTATTCTTATTGCACAGGATGATTTTTCGAGAACTATATTTGGCATGcaataagaatattttattaacttaattaatccaattaattaAGTATGAGATATTAGTATTAAAATAAGGATTTCTTATCCTTATGAAAAGCATGCATTCGGTGGAAATTTTGGTGAGCTACACACAACAAGAATTGAAGCTCTCGAAATCCCTTTTCATCGCACAAGAATTTTTTTTCGaaactttcttgaaattttgcaAGGCTCTCGAAACCAGtttcttttgaaaagaaaaatttggCTTATATTATTGAGTCGaatttttcttcttgttttatCTCTACGAAAAGATCTTCtatattttctagtgcaagttggtagaggaacaagtaatccagtcgtggacctgattcggagatcgaagaatgttcgtagggatttacaacaagagctacgtccgctaataccggagtagttggtgccaagtgaaattattcaccaaaggtataaaattctaACGCCCTATGCATGTTTGattataaaatcatacgagcgcccaaagcaaaatatattttgattgtcaaaataaataaaaattttaaaactttcgctGCGTTTTGGCGCGTAGAAAACTTGGATCCGACAGTTAGTACAATCAGGTTTGTATGAATTTGACTGCATCACGCCGAGTAGTATATGCTTGTTAAGTGCACAATCTTTTTAATCTTTGTCTGCTTCCAAGGCCTCGACGTGTCTTTTACCAGAGGGTATCAATATTTAATTGTGATAGAACCTTAGAATTTCAGAATTCGTTCTTGCTTATGTTGAGTTCTGTTTTGATGCATTTCTTTTGCGTGACATTCACTTCTGAAACTGGATTTCAACTCTTTTTCTCACCAATTTGCAGGTAGTTAAGTTTTTAAAATCAACACATGACATCATTAACTTGGTCGACAATCGAGGTAACACAGCTTTGAACGTGGCTGCGTACCTAGGTCACCTATCTGTCATCGAGATTCTTGTATATGCATCGCCTTCTTCTACCTCAATAACAAACAATTATGGAGACACTTTTCTTCACATGGCCGTTGCTGATTTTAGAACCCCGACTTTTCGAATACTCGACCGGCAAATTGAACTCATGAAACTGTTGGTTGCTGGAAAACTTGTAGATCTCGAGGACACAATCAATGTTAAGAACAAAGAGGGTAGAACGGTTCTTCACATGGCTGTCATCGAGAACATACAGTATGATATAGTCGAACTTCTCATGTCAGTTCCTTGCATAAACCTTAATCTTTGCGATGCTGATGGAAACACACCTTTGGATATCCTCAAGCAACGGCCAAAATCAGCATCTTCGGAGATTCTGATAAAACGGTTGATATCAGCCGGAGGGATTTCGAATTGTCAAGATAGAATCACAAGAAAAGCTATTGTTTCCCATTTGAGATCGAATGGTATTGGTGGTAGTCCAGGGACAGTTTTCAAAATCCCTGATGCAGAAATATTCTTACACTCCGGGTTTGAAGATGTGTGTCTCCTGAGTGGCGATTTGACGGGCACAGAGCTAGGTTACTCTGGTGAAATCTCAATCCGGTAAACATAGGAGGTCCGGTTCTCTAAGCAATGCTGCAAATCGTTTCAAGATGTTGCTCCGTTGGCCTACAAATAGAGAAAGAAACTCAAATACGGATGAATTCCACTCAGGAGACACCGATTTTGTTATATCGGACAGAAGGCATTGTTAGGTGAGTTTTTAATGAGATGGGGCCCACGCGGAATTTAAAAATCAGAAAATGAAATCCCACATCGGGAGATTTTCTGTTTTGGCTTAAGAATTCTggttataaatagagctcaactccttcagttattgtatcccaaaatcaaaagcttttcagctttgataaaaaaaaaaaaagagtgcatagaaaaaagagtgtatttttttcttgagtgcgagaattctcttgtgtgagttagagaaattattttctcggtatacacgggtttgggagtgtgaggaatatttagtgtattggtgtatacacttgttgtaatatttcttccggttataaaagttgcagtgctccgtggacgtagcctattttgggtgaaccacgtaaatctttgtgttcttgttgattattttattccgcatttttttcggcactatattatcatcgtgatcggcatcacttcggggtaatttcccaacaactggtatcagagtcttgttgtgaaaattcttaaaaattctgagtatgctctatGGTTGCAGCCttgtctgatcttccacatcagaaaagattttttaaattttttgctaaggctagagaagtgatggccggagatgatggatcgggaccgggaatcaacaagttcgacggaacagatttttcgttctggcggttacagataagagattatctgtacagtaagaagctgcatcaacctctatcaggaaagaaaccagaaaagatggaggatgatgattggGAGCTCCTTGACCGACAGGTGTTAGATGTGATACGACTGACCCTAACGAAGAACGTGGCGCATAACGTGGCGGAGGCCAAAACCACGGAGGAAATGATGACCATTCTGTCAGACATGTACGAGAAGCCATCAGCAAACAATAAAGTACATCTCATGAAGAAGTTATTCAACTTGAAGATGGGAGAAGGTGCTTCGGTGGCAAAGCACATAAATGAATTCAACACGATTGTCTCTCAGCTGACATCGGTGGACatcaaatttgatgatgaaattCGGGCACTTATTCTTCTGGCGTCTTTACCAGACATTTGGGAACCGATGCGGGCAGCGGTTAGCAACTCTGTTGGAAAAGGAAAACTACAACTCAATGATGTTAGAGATCAAATCCTTGCTGAAGAAGTTCGCAGGAAAGACTCGAGTGAAGCAACATCATCGAGATCTGCTCTAAATCTTGATAACAGAGGAAGAGGCAGGAATGGTGAAAGGAGTTCAAACCGATGGCGCGGTAGATCCAaatcaagaaatggaaaagacaaAAACATCCTTGAAAAGAATATGAAGTGCTGGAGCTGTGGTGAGACTGGTCACCTGAAAAAGAACTGCAGATCAACGAAAAATAATGCCAATGctgtcactgaggaagtacatgatgctctgctattatccatggaaagccctgttgattcttgggttatggactcgggagcttcgtttcataccactggTGATCGCGATGTATTTGATAATTACATCGCTGGCGATTACGGAAAAGTTTTCCTGGCTGATGGAAAACCTTTGGAAATTGTTGGTATGGGTGATGTACGAATGAAGATGTCAAATGGATCTGTctggaaaatcaacaaagtcAGACATGTACCAAAATTGACACGCAATCTGATCTCGGTGGGACAGCTCGATGATGAAGGCCATAATGTGACCTTCGGTGATGGTTCCTGGAAAGTGAACAAAGGAGCCATGATCgttgctcgaggaaagaaaactggaaCACTGTATATGACTTCCAGTTGCAGAGACACACTAGCAGCTGTGGATGCTGGAGCCaattcaagtctatggcatTATAGACTTGGACATATGAGTGAAAAGGGAATGAAGATGCTGGTGTCAAAAGGAAAGCTACCAGAATTAAAGACTATTGAACACCAACTATGTGAAAGCTGTATCTTTGGAAAGCAGAAGAAGGTGAGCTTTTCAAAAGGCGGTAGAGAACCGAAAGCAGCAAAGTTGGAGCTGGTTCATACTGATGTATGGGGACCATCTCCTGTGACATCCCTTGGAGGCTCGAGATACTATGTCACATTCATTGACGATTCAAGTAGAAAAGTTtgggtttattttctgaaaaataaatctgatgtttacgagacctttaaaaggtggaaagccatggtgaaaaatgagaccaacttgaAGGTGAAGTGCTTACGATCTGATAATGgtggagaatatgaagatgatgagttcaagaaatattgtgcacagaacgggatcaagatggagaaaaccattccttgtacacctcaacagaatggtgtagctgaaaggatgAACATGACCTTGAATGAACGCGCAAGGAGCATGAGATTGCATTCTGGATTGCCAAAATCATTCTGGGCTGATGTTGTTAACACTGCAGCATATCTGATCAACAGAGGACCTTCGATACCGCTTGACTGGAGAATACCCGAAGAGGTATGGAGCGGCAAAGAAATAAACCTTTCTTTCTTGAAAGTGTTTGGATGTCAATCCTATGTTCATATTGATTCAGCAAGCAGAACAAAACTTGATCCGAAATCAAAGAAGTGCTTCTTTATTGGTTATGGAgataatgagtttggttatcGTTTCTGGGATGACCAAAATCGGAAGATCATTCGGAGCAGGGATGTAATATTTAATGAGAAACTTCTGTACAAGGACAAGTCCGACATTGGAGCTGGAGATGAATGTCCTGAAGTCAAGAAGACTGATGAAGTGCCATTGACATATATTCCTGTGAATGAATCGAAAACCAGTAACCaggaagatgaagaagaaactgcacaagatgatgacccaCAAACTCCGGTGATTGAACTCAGGAGATCTTTGAGAACCATTGGACCACCTGAGAGGTACTCCCCTGCACTGCGTTACATAACAAGTGGGTGTACCGGTTAAAAGAAGAGCATGATGGTAGCAAGCGGTACAAGGCAAGACTTGTTGTAAAAGGCTTCCAACAAcaggaaggaattgattacaccGAAATTTTCTCTCCGGTGGTTAAATTAACCACTATCAGGACAGTACTTGGACTAGTGGCGAAGGAAGACTTACATTTGGAGCagttggatgtaaagactgcgtttctTCACGGTGACctagatgaagaaatttatatgaagcAGCCACAGGGCTTTGAAGTACGGGGAAAAGAGAGAATTGTgtgcaaacttcagaagagcttgtacggtctcaaacaagctccaagacagtggtacaagaagtttgatggaTTCATGAGTGAAAATGGTTTCCTAAGGTGTCAAGCTGATCACTGCTGTTATGTGAAAAGGTTTGACGGTTCTTATATCATACTACtgctatatgtagatgatatgctgatagctggagcttgtctggaagaaattgataaactcaagaaagatttatcaaaggaatttgccATGAAGGATTTGGGTGCTGCAAAGCAAATCCTTGGAATGAGGATCTTTAGAGACCAGGTGAATGGATTCTTGAAGTTATCTCAAGAAGAGTACGTGAAAAAGGTGGTTAGCATATTTAATATGGATGAAGCTAAATCTGTGAGTACTCCTTTGGCTAGCCATTTCAAACTAACCAAAGCACAATCACCATCGACGGAGCAGGAGAAGGCTTATATGAATAaggttccttatgcttctgctgtcggaagcctcatgtatgcaatggtgtgtacaagaccagacatagcacATGCAGTGGGAGTCGTGAGCAGGTTTATGAGTAATCCAGGAAAGCAACACTGGGAAGCAGTTAAGTGGATTCTCAGGTATTTGAAAGGTACTGCTAGTTGTTCTTTATGCTTCAGGAGGTCAAAATTGGGCTTACAGGGTTTTGTCGATGCCGATATGGGTGGTGACCTGGATGGCAGGAAAAGTACTACTGGATATGTGTTCACATTAGGTGGTACAGTTGTAAGCTGGGTGTCTAAGCTGCAAAAGATTGTTGCGCTTTCGACTACAGAGGCTGAGTATGTTGCAGTTACAGAAGCTAGCAAGGAGATGATATGGTTGAGATCCTTTCTGGAAGAATTGGGtcagaagcttgaagatagcacgttacactgtgacagtcagagtgctattcatttagcaaaaaatcctgtttatcatgctaggacaaagcatatacagGTTAGGTACCATTTCATCAGATCGGTGCTGGAAGATGGAATCTTGATGCTAGAGAAGATTCTTGGAAGTAAGAATCCAGCCGATATGCTCACAAAGACAGTAaccattgacaaactgaagttgtatTCAACTTCAGTCGGACTGCAAGTATAAATGGAGATATATGAGCTGCTGCAATGATGGTGTGAagacatgattgaaatcaagtcttcaaATGGGAGAATTGTTAGGTGAGTTTTTAATGAGATGGGGCCCACGCGGAATTTAAAATCAGAAAATGAAATCCCACATCGGGAGATTTTCTGTTTTGGCTTAAGAATTCTggttataaatagagctcaactccttcagttattgtatcccaaaatcaaaagcttttcagctttgataaaaaaaaaagagagtgcatagaaaaaagagtgtatttttttcttgagtgcgggaattctcttgtgtgagttagagaaattattttctcggtatacacgggtttgggagtgtgaggaatatttagtgtattggtgtatacacttgttgtaatatttcttccggttataaaagttgcagtgctccgtggacgtagcctattttgggtgaaccacgtaaatctttgtgttcttgttgattattttattccgcatttttttcggcactatattatcatcgtgaTCGGCATCACTTCGGGGTAATTTCCCAACAGGCATTCCAGTTTCAGCAACAGCCCTATCCCAATAAGGAATCAATTTTCACGGTTTTCCTCGTTTCTGAAACAATGATAGGATAATCTGTACAAAGTAATCTTCATAGCCCATCCCCAAAGAACAAGCATGCTGCAGGGCTGACACACGGTGTGCTGCTAATGCTGCCAAAGTCAAACCTGGGTTCCCCTTCAAGCGCCTATCCGAGTCGTCCTGGTCGACTGCTGTTCCAAGAAAGGTCGTAAATGTTGACAGCGGAAGTGAAAGTGGCGGTCCATCGAGCTCAAACCAATCCCCTAACATCGAAAAAGTGGAAATGAGGCGTAAACACAAGTCTCTCAATTCAAGACTGCTGAACAATTACCTGTGTTTCAGCGCTCAGGGCCTGGCTGCAGAGAACTTGATGATCTCTCCGCCGAGGAAAAGTCGGAATCAAGAAACCTTAGTTGTGCAGTAAGTTAGATTTCACGTGTTTGTTTGAATTTTTCGATAGTTCTACTTGGGTCCTGGACTATATATGACCTCGACAGTCGACTGTATATTTGATGTTTTTCAGCTTTTGTTGTGCACATATCTGTGGAGACCGTAATCTGTGCATAGGAGTTGTGTAAGAGTAAGCTTGGAGATTGGTCCCTATCAAAGTTAGAAATTCATTACTTTCTACGGTTCGGACCCATTTCTATGTGTCTGCTTTTTCGTTTTAAGTACGTGgaatttttaaggatgaatttGCTTTAAATATCCACTTTACATTCAGTTTTTATCTGAAAATCATGTATTTGTACTCTCTTATCCATAACAAAATATGTTAGCATTCTTTTCGTAATTTTGttattaaagaattaaaatatattttgttcGCACATTTAAAAATACCAAAATTTGTTAGtctatatattttctttcttgtATGGATCATCCACAATTCATGCACGTCATCATTTATATGCATAGAATTTACTATCCACGAAGAAAATAATTGACTCCATATTTTTTGTATTGAAAAGTATTTGATAAaaactgaaaaataatatattaataattttgggaattcaGAAAAGTGAGAATCTTACATGTGATCTTATCGTACGTAGTGACTAATAGATCGGGATTGTGATTTTATTGCCCAGTTGGCCATTCGATAAAAATTTCCAGAATATGCAAACAAATATCTAAAAAACcccattttttaaattatatttcaggTGTTCCAAAAATAGTTATAGGTGAATAAAAAATTCactgaaatatatatttattgtgATTTTTATTATGAGTAGGtcacggtctcacgaatctttatctgtgagacggtcaatcctactgatattcacaataaaaagtaatactcttggcataaaaattaatattttttcatagatcacccaaataagatattcgtctcacaaaatacgactcatgagaccgtctcacacaagtttttgtcttttattATATGACCCGAAGACATTTATGTAGAATTATTCAgaaatatcaaatatttcattttgataGAGTCAATTTGACAGCAAATctattttcattaattaaataagttaaacAGAAAAAACTCAGATccatcttaaataaatttcaaatgactCTAATATTTTTAGAATTTGAACCCATCATGATTAGTATAATTTTAGCAGTAATAAGTAGGCAGATTGATTTGAATTACTTAGTGTAAGTCTCAAATTAGCCTTTTTTTGTAGTGTTCCACTTCCATCCAAACACAATccaagttaattattttaagaacaTTTATGGTGACTTTAATTGAAAGATAAACTAGGTAATTCTATCTTatcttattattttaaaaaatcaaaattatttgtTTTAAGTGATTGATACTAATCATATAATATAAGTACAGATATAGAGAGAGGGAAAGATAAGGTTTTGTGGGAgagtttcaaaataaaaagatatcgaactataaattcaaattattagatttgaaatttaataataaaaaaataagtcTATATCCATGAGATAAGTCGACCCGATCCATTCTagagttaaaagtaatatttttgaaaatatgtatcacaaaattgatcaaTGACACGTTTACGTAGTTTTCATGtttaaaaaacttttaaaaaaatttactagTAGAGCGTTGAAATTGCAAGTTTATGGCATGAATCCGTTTATGGATAAAACACACGTAAGTTCAGCAATTAATTCCAAGTTTTTATCTCAGCCAAGATTCACACACATTCCTCGTGTGCTACAAGAATCCTTAATTTTTGCTAACCAACAAATGATTTCGTCCACACTTTCTCGCTAATTCGTCTCCACGAATGTCGGCATTCCACCCACATTCCCACAGGTCTCCATTTAATCCCCGAAGAGAAACCATAGGACTGCCATCGCATTTCAATTAAGCTACTCTATAAATCTTGAATTCACAGGAACAAGAATCTCCATCGTTCTGTGGTTTGAACCAAAAGGAAAGGAAGAGCATATATATCCCCTCTTTGAAATTCTATTGTTTTTTCAGTTTGAAAAAGCAAAGAAAGAGAAGAGACAATGGCGCCATCTGTAGAACCACGGGACGATGCAAAGACGGAGCAGGAGAAGGCCATCGACGATTGGCTTCCCATCACTTCTTCTCGTAACGCGAAATGGTGGTACTCCACTTTCCATAACGTTACCGCCATGGTTGGAGCTGGTGTGCTCAGTCTTCCGTATGCAATGTCACACATGGGATGGTAAGCACGTCCTGATTTTGTTACTGGCTTTTTGGTCTATAAGTCTGTGAAACTTTAACGAGATATGACTTGGATATTGCTAATATATCCCGCGTCATAGCATTTCGTGAAAAAATGACTAGAAGTAAAATAAATCTTGGGTTAGAAACAATATTTGATGACACAGCACGAAAAGTAAAAGCatgtatatatatgatatatcaAACAAACGGGACGTATTTTCTAACTTTCCTGTCATTTCATTTTGGTTTTCGCAAACCCTAATTTCTTTTCGCACGTTTGTTCAGGGGACCTGGAATAACAGTCATGGTATTATCATGGATCATTACCCTATACACCTTGTGGCAGATGGTGGAAATGCACGAAATGGTACCCGGCAAGAGATTCGACAGGTACCACGAGTTGGGACAACATGCTTTTGGCGAGAAACTCGGGCTATACATTGTCGTACCTCAGCAGCTTGTGGTCGAAGTTAGTACATGTATCATTTACATGGTGACTGGAGGGAAATCGCTGAAAAAATTCCACCACACCGTCTGGCCTGACAGCAAGGATATCAAGCTCACCTATTTCATAATGATATTTGCATCAATTCATTTTGTGTTGTCTCATCTGCCCAACTTCAACTCCATTTCTGTTATCTCCCTCGCTGCTGCTGTAATGTCTCTCAGGTAACGAAACGTCGATATAGATACTCAAATTTGGCATTCCCTTGTCAGCATATTGCGGTTTCAATTAAGTTTCTTAAAACTTACTTGGTTCTTGGACAGTTACTCGACCATTGCATGGACAGCCTCACTTGCTAAGGGTGTACAGAAGGATGTAAGCTATGCCTCATCGAGCACGAGTGCGTCGGATAAAACGTTTAACTTCTTCAATGCACTGGGAGATGTTGCCTTTGCATATGCTGGCCACAATGTCGTGTTGGAAATCCAGGCAACGATCCCTTCAACACCCGAGCAACCATCCAAGAAACCTATGTGGAAGGGTGTCATTTTCGCGTATCTCGTCGTCGCACTGTGCTATTTCCCCGTTTCCTTTGTCGGTTACTACGTGTTCGGGAACTCTGTCGATGACAACATTTTGATTACACTGGAGAAACCAACTTGGCTCATCGCCATGGCTAACATGTTCGTCTTGATACACGTTATTGGAAGCTATCAGGTTAGATGAAACTTATACTGTACCTCAAAATTCAGTAGATCAATTTTATAATTCTATACATGGTTCGCCGGAACGGTTGCGGTGCTTGGAACGGCAACTACCGTTTCAGTTCCAATGTTATGTTGCGGAACAGTTGCGGAACGgttgtataaaaaaattaataaattcaaaaaattggtaaaaaaaattaaaatataaattacatcatactaaaaaataaaatatatgaagtTATTACAAATTAATCTCTCAATACAAAACTATTTTACAATAATAGCACAATAAGAAATACACGCTAAAAATTATAACATACCAAAGCTAATACCATGAAGAGTGACGCGGAGGAGCGAGATCATTGTTATATTCTTCATCAATATCTCGTAGATTAAATTGATTTCGAACATTTGGATATTGACGTGATTGTCCACATGCGCGCCACATTCTGCCGaaaactcatttttaacttacgaattaggaaaagtggtcaacatgaaagttgtagccctatgtgttttctttcatctccaattgacctcatgtcatttgaaggtttgagtaaaaagttatgctcattttcctaacatgtgtcagtgcaagaacaacgatacacacgacagacttcgggccacttttggctcgtcttccctaatgatttgaacaaaactcaaaacatgaaagttatagccttatatcttatctttctaatggaagtgacCTCACAACAATTGGATAAATATACAAGACATTATACTataaaccacaactactgccacatttttcataccgtttatgcacttccatttcctatttggctcaagatcaactttctattctacacattcattttcataatcatcaactatgaaatataatatcaataacataaccattctATTATCATACACCGTAATGAACCATGAATATCTCATAACCATATTTTTTAAACACCAAAACCGTTCCGTTCCGCTTTCCCGTTAAATCGCCGATAAAACGTCGAAGAACAGCGCTACAACACAATCACCGATTTGCCCTTGAACTTTGGAACGGTTGTCACCGTTCCCGTTCCGTTCCGACCGCTTAATGGCCGTTCCGGCGAACCATGATTCTATATGATGTGTGGATCTAACTCATTTCCATGTAGATCTACGCCATGCCTGTTTTTGACATGCTGGAGACTTTCTTGGTGAAGAGATTGAAATTTGCTCCTTCATTTAAGCTCCGTTTCACCACTCGTACTTTATACGTTGGTAAGAACAATTTAAACACAATGTCTAGATTAATGTAATCATCTATCAAGAATTTTTTGTCATTATAGTATTGATTAATCTAAATCCGCCGTCGAAATTACGAATGTTTCTATTATCATTTTCTTGATGAAACCCTTGTTTTTGTTTCCAATATTGCAGGCTTCACCATGTTCATTGGCATGACATTCCCCTTCTTCGGTGGCCTTCTCGGATTCTTTGGTGGATTTGCTTTGGCACCAACAACCTACTTCGTGagtcccaaaaaaaaaaaaacatcatcattaattaattcattaaactaaatatattattattaattattaaattttgtttgtGTTTTTAGCT is part of the Primulina tabacum isolate GXHZ01 chromosome 18, ASM2559414v2, whole genome shotgun sequence genome and encodes:
- the LOC142533522 gene encoding uncharacterized protein LOC142533522 produces the protein MPSNFFPLRWESTGDQWWFASPIDWAAANGHYDLVRELLYIDPNLLIKLTSLPRIQRLETVWDDEEKFKDVSKCRSQVAQKLLEECEIDKGHNSLIRAGYGGWLLYTAASGGDVIFVKELLDRDPILVFGEGEYGVTDIFYAAARSKNSEVFRMLFEYALLSTKGKKREISPVFYSEMVNRAVHAAARGGNVEMLRDLLMDGCDILSYRDAQGSTLLHSASGRGQVEVVKFLKSTHDIINLVDNRGNTALNVAAYLGHLSVIEILVYASPSSTSITNNYGDTFLHMAVADFRTPTFRILDRQIELMKLLVAGKLVDLEDTINVKNKEGRTVLHMAVIENIQYDIVELLMSVPCINLNLCDADGNTPLDILKQRPKSASSEILIKRLISAGGISNCQDRITRKAIVSHLRSNGIGGSPGTVFKIPDAEIFLHSGFEDVCLLSGDLTGTELGYSGEISIR
- the LOC142533523 gene encoding lysine histidine transporter-like 2; the protein is MAPSVEPRDDAKTEQEKAIDDWLPITSSRNAKWWYSTFHNVTAMVGAGVLSLPYAMSHMGWGPGITVMVLSWIITLYTLWQMVEMHEMVPGKRFDRYHELGQHAFGEKLGLYIVVPQQLVVEVSTCIIYMVTGGKSLKKFHHTVWPDSKDIKLTYFIMIFASIHFVLSHLPNFNSISVISLAAAVMSLSYSTIAWTASLAKGVQKDVSYASSSTSASDKTFNFFNALGDVAFAYAGHNVVLEIQATIPSTPEQPSKKPMWKGVIFAYLVVALCYFPVSFVGYYVFGNSVDDNILITLEKPTWLIAMANMFVLIHVIGSYQIYAMPVFDMLETFLVKRLKFAPSFKLRFTTRTLYVGFTMFIGMTFPFFGGLLGFFGGFALAPTTYFLPCIMWLVVRKPRIFSLSWCTNWICIILGVALMIVAPIGGMRSIILSAKNYKFYQ